The Naumovozyma dairenensis CBS 421 chromosome 8, complete genome genomic sequence TAATTACCTTTAGAAAAGATTTAACAACGTTATTATACACGATTTTATCGCAAACAATCTACCAACTCAATCTTTTtgttaattgaattttggTAATAAAGCAAAAAAATTGTGTAACTTCATAGTCTGGTTTAATTCCAATAAGACATTATTTCTCTCtggaatttcaaaataaatctATTGAAGGAAAATAGAGTGTGCACAGCTGACAAAAGTAGGGGTGGCTCCACAGTTGAGGGGACGCCACACTCCGATTTTCTGTTCTGTGTTTCCTCGAAGGAACGTTACGTAATCCGAGCCATTCCCGAAAAAAACGTCAAAAACGtcaaaaaatggaaaacttgaaaaatatgaaaaataaaactatCTTGAcagatattttttattccattGTGGACACATTACACCTTGAACTGCTATGCAAGACATTAATACCACactattttttgttttagtAATCTGTATACTGTTGTCACGATATACTTAAGAATCTATTTAAGTCAttcaatcttttaattttttgacTACAATTGAACCATTGACCTACATCTCACTTCAATTATCTCTTTAACCATCAAACCGAGCAAATAGTAATTATGAGTAAAAACGtcatctttgaaaaaaacaCAATTATAACAATCTTTGGAGCATCAGGTGACTTAgccaaaaagaaaacatttcCTGCTTTATTTGGGTTATTTAGAGAAGGATATCTAGATAAATCAACCAAAATCATAGGTTATGCACGTTCTCAATTGACGATAGACGACTTAAAGACAAGAATCAAACAGTATCTCAAGAAACCTAATGGTACGCAGGAtgatgaaaaggaagaggaattctttaaaatgCTCTCTTACGTTTCAGGCCCGTATGATACTGATGAAGGCTTCGATACCTTGAATGCCTTAGTGCAGACCTTTGAAAGTGATGCAAAGGTAGAAATTCCACATCGTCTGTTCTATTTAGCATTACCTCCTAACGTGTTTTTGGATGTTGCTCAACAAATCAAAAAATGTGTCTACTCAGAAGAAGGCATTACACGTATTATAGTCGAAAAACCATTTGGTCATGATTTAGAATCATCCCGAAATTTACAAAACTCATTAAGTCCCTTATTTAAAGAGGAGGAATTGTTTAGAATTGATCATTATTTAGGTAAAGAATTggtgaaaaatataatccaAATGAGATTCAGTAATACGTTGCTAAATGCTTCATggaataaagaaaatttacaaaGTATACAAATTTCATTCAAGGAAGCATTTGGTACTGAAGGTCGTGGCGGATATTTCGATTCCATTGGTATAATTAGAGACGTTATGCAAAATCATCTTTTACAAATCTTGACATTATTAACCATGGATACTCCAAGGTCATTCGATTCAGAAGCAGTTCGTGATGaaaaagtgaaaatattaaaagcTATTAAGCCGCTCAATCGCaatgatattgttattggTCAATATGGTCAATCAGAAGATGGAACAAACTCGGCGTATCTTGATGATCCAACTGTTCAAGCTAATTCTAAATGCGTCACTTATGCTGCCATCGCTTTCAACatagataatgaagaatgGCGAGACGTCCCAATAATCATGAGAGCTGGTAAATCATTAAACGATAGTAAAGTGGAGATTAGGTTACAATATAAATCAGTCGAGAATGGTGTATTCAAAGATATCCCAAATAATGAACTTGTTATTAGAGTTCAACCAAACCCTTCAGTTTACATGAAATTCAACGCAAAAACACCGGGTTTATCTAATGCTACCCAAATAAcagatttaaatttaacTTACTCAAGCAGATACCAAAATTTCTGGATTCCCGAAGCCTACGAAGCGTTAATTAGAGATGCTTTATTAGGAGATCATTCGAATTTTGTTAGAGACGACGAATTAGATGTCAGCTGGAAATTATTCACCCCGTTATTGCATTATCTAGAGGGTCCTGATGCCCCACAACCTGAAATATATCCATATGGGTCTAGAGGTCCAAAAAGCCTAAGAGAGTATTTGGTAAGACATAAATGTTTTGATCAATTGGACCATCCTTACACTTGGCCAATCACTCGTCCAGAGTAAGTTCGTAACGCAGAGTACTCTATATAACATCAAATCTCTTTTGGAAGAGAAAATTACAGAGCCATATAATAGCATAAAGATAGAAAAGTAagcattttttttttgtaaaattacaataataatattattacattacataaagatatgataataaaaatagacatatatatttttatcaagaaTATCAATCCGTTGAGAGTCCATGAGTTTAATCGGAAAGATAAAAGAGAAGAGTAACAATAACCCCTAAATAATCATTTTTCGGTTGCACTTTGAATAACCAATGATGTTGAATTCTTGACTCGAACAGCTTGTGCCACAGTAAAGTCTGAGagattcaataatttctttttaatttttccttgaATAAAGTTCTCGATCgaaataaaatcatcaatacCTGCCGATTGAATCTCACGTAAAAGGTCGATTAAGATTTTTGGAACCGTCGAAAGTTCTTCATTATGAATGACTAGAAAATCAATAACTTCGATTGCCAGAAAATGGCTGGCACCTTCATTCTGTgcaaaattatcaatatttgtATCAAGCGGTTTCTTCATTTCAATGTCTACTGAGTTCTCTGTAGGATCATATAAAACATTAGGTGCAATAACTGTAGAAAGATTATGAATATCCATTTTGGAACCCATCTCGTTCTCAATATGAGAAAATGACGATGTCCAATATAAGAATGACAACAATACTTCTGTAGTGTTCCTATTATATATTGGCAACattgaatatatcaaaAAGAAGGAACGGCGTTTATCAGACTCTGATTCACATTTTGCGGCATTGATCCATAACTGATATAACCTTCTGGTTAGTAATGGATCAGGCAACTCCCtaagaaattttttcaacaatGCTGATAATAACATAACATTTTCCTTTGATAAATCAGGAATAGTATTAATATTGGAATCAAAAGCATTAGATATCTCCCTTAATTTACGGATATTCCCATTTTTTCTAAAGATACCTTCCACTGACATATCCATATTGCGAAGAGTAGATAACAACTCATCAACAATAATGGGTATTCGAACTTTAGTTGGTCCAATACCAAGATCAGATTCGACACCCCATTTTTCAGCTAATACCTCTAATGGAGTACCGAAAACTTTTTCGACATTCGGAACAGCAGCTTTATTTTGTTCCTTACTCAACATAACTTTCATTTTTGACCAAAATTTGCTGGGTTGTGGTTCTTTTGTATGTTTTAAATTGGTTGGAAAGaaatcattcaatgatGTTTGTTCTCGAATAATACGTGGACTGTCATTCTTTAACAATGCTAAACTgatcatttgaagaagagcTAGTTCGTTATCCATTAACTCTGAATAGTAAATACCACTTTTTTGTAAAGTTGGATTCAACAtttcctcttcatcattatcttttaACTTTTTAAAGTGAGCAAATGCGTTTGGTCTTAACTCTCTGGCTTGTTCAGCTGCAACAATTCTAGAAATATCATCCAATGTCAATGTCTTAGTATTGTCAAACATCTTGTCAGAGAAGTTGTTATCAACGTTTTTCGAACTTGAACTTGGTGTTTCGACAGTAATTTTCAAACTTTTTTGGTCTTgcaaatttaatttatcaacatCAATTTCTGAAGTTTCCATAATGCGAGATCTTCTGGCTTCTTGTTTGTTGCGAGAGACTTTAACGCTCTCTCTTCTTGattttaatcttttaatatcatttaaaGTTCTTACATAGGTTTGTTGCATTAAtacatcatcttcaaagtCTCCCATATTTTTCCTACTTATTTTGCTTTTCATTTGGATCTCCATGACAGCCTTAGATCTAATTAATGCGATTTTTAAAAGGAATATTAATTGACTTAATTTTGTAACAAATTTAAAGCCAGGGACTGATCCTGGATCATCAATTGAACAATCAGAACAAAGAGTACGATTTAGTTCCTTATTATATGTTGTATCAGTAACGTCAGTTACGTTGATTAATTTATGACATGATGAACATTTGAAACATTGAAGATGCCACCTATAATCATGGAATTGGATACATTCcttttgaatatatctGTTACAAGACTTACAACAATCGGTAGTGTTAATTGAAAGACGTATATTCGAAAATGGTTGTCTTTCaaacaattcatttttttccacTTCTCGTAAAAATTTAAGCAATACGTTAGCagaatgattttttttgtcaCTTTCCAATGCTGCATTTAATGCATGGCGGGTGATAAGCTTTAAGAAATGAGCTAAGCCTGTAATTACAGACatgaatgatgataatgtaACTTTTTCTGTCTTAGATTCTGTTCCTAACTTCCTCAGTAATTGTAAATAAATCATAATTTTAGTAGTTAAGTTTCTTGGATATTTAGAAGATTtggatttatttgaatgatcTGCATTATCAGTTTCTTCCTCCTCAATATTGTCGCCCTCATTTATGTCGATATTTTTTGCTGCTGTCGTTTCAATTTTGGGATTCCAGATTTCGAACATATCTAAAGCTTTGAATAAACACTCAATTTTTAAAACGAATAAAGCGGTGGAATCTATACctttcaattgattatgGCTTGTAAGATATTGGAACATATCAGAGATACATGATGcagtttcttcttcgaaTCGATATAATGTAGTCCATGTTTTAGTtaatatgaaattgaaagctTGCATTtgtttttccaattcaattgGGGTTGGTTTGGTATCTAAAAGttgaaaattattagcATCGATAGGTGGAGTAAAATTTGTCTTTGGTAATCCAGGCAAACCTAATGTTTCAGCTGATAAATCTACATGCCAATATTTATGAATACCGTAACATTCTGGATGCCAACAATAAATGTCGTTCCCCCTTGGGAATTCTATATATTGATCTGATATCGGATAATGACAACCATTACAACGcttagaaaaatattttaagaAATGATATTTACAATATAATTGATCATTGAACATAAAACATTTCTTGACACCACATGGTGTTTTACAAATGATACATGAAAAATGTTCTTCGTCATATCTTTCGCCGAATGCAGTGAAATAAAGGCCTCTTAATGGGTTATCACAAACATGACATAacaaattatttcttttaaagtAATGGTATTGACATAATAgtattttttcatttgaatcagaagtttcatctttataaggaaaatattttggtttTAAAAGTGTCGAACAATCATGGCACGTGAAACAGTGTTCATGGTAATAATGACCTAAAGCTTTTAATACGGagtttgatttattattattatttttgttgctgttgttgttgttgttgttattattattattagatggGAATATAGGTTTCTTACAACGATGACAAATTTTCCTAATATCTACTGAACCTGAACTTTGGGTATTAATCAATTGAGTTTGCTGTgagtttcttcttttttcttgtaatgATGTATTTTTAGCGTGTG encodes the following:
- the NDAI0H04010 gene encoding uncharacterized protein (similar to Saccharomyces cerevisiae ZWF1 (YNL241C); ancestral locus Anc_2.3) — protein: MSKNVIFEKNTIITIFGASGDLAKKKTFPALFGLFREGYLDKSTKIIGYARSQLTIDDLKTRIKQYLKKPNGTQDDEKEEEFFKMLSYVSGPYDTDEGFDTLNALVQTFESDAKVEIPHRLFYLALPPNVFLDVAQQIKKCVYSEEGITRIIVEKPFGHDLESSRNLQNSLSPLFKEEELFRIDHYLGKELVKNIIQMRFSNTLLNASWNKENLQSIQISFKEAFGTEGRGGYFDSIGIIRDVMQNHLLQILTLLTMDTPRSFDSEAVRDEKVKILKAIKPLNRNDIVIGQYGQSEDGTNSAYLDDPTVQANSKCVTYAAIAFNIDNEEWRDVPIIMRAGKSLNDSKVEIRLQYKSVENGVFKDIPNNELVIRVQPNPSVYMKFNAKTPGLSNATQITDLNLTYSSRYQNFWIPEAYEALIRDALLGDHSNFVRDDELDVSWKLFTPLLHYLEGPDAPQPEIYPYGSRGPKSLREYLVRHKCFDQLDHPYTWPITRPE
- the LRG1 gene encoding GTPase-activating protein LRG1 (similar to Saccharomyces cerevisiae LRG1 (YDL240W); ancestral locus Anc_2.2); the protein is MPHAKNTSLQEKRRNSQQTQLINTQSSGSVDIRKICHRCKKPIFPSNNNNNNNNNNSNKNNNNKSNSVLKALGHYYHEHCFTCHDCSTLLKPKYFPYKDETSDSNEKILLCQYHYFKRNNLLCHVCDNPLRGLYFTAFGERYDEEHFSCIICKTPCGVKKCFMFNDQLYCKYHFLKYFSKRCNGCHYPISDQYIEFPRGNDIYCWHPECYGIHKYWHVDLSAETLGLPGLPKTNFTPPIDANNFQLLDTKPTPIELEKQMQAFNFILTKTWTTLYRFEEETASCISDMFQYLTSHNQLKGIDSTALFVLKIECLFKALDMFEIWNPKIETTAAKNIDINEGDNIEEEETDNADHSNKSKSSKYPRNLTTKIMIYLQLLRKLGTESKTEKVTLSSFMSVITGLAHFLKLITRHALNAALESDKKNHSANVLLKFLREVEKNELFERQPFSNIRLSINTTDCCKSCNRYIQKECIQFHDYRWHLQCFKCSSCHKLINVTDVTDTTYNKELNRTLCSDCSIDDPGSVPGFKFVTKLSQLIFLLKIALIRSKAVMEIQMKSKISRKNMGDFEDDVLMQQTYVRTLNDIKRLKSRRESVKVSRNKQEARRSRIMETSEIDVDKLNLQDQKSLKITVETPSSSSKNVDNNFSDKMFDNTKTLTLDDISRIVAAEQARELRPNAFAHFKKLKDNDEEEMLNPTLQKSGIYYSELMDNELALLQMISLALLKNDSPRIIREQTSLNDFFPTNLKHTKEPQPSKFWSKMKVMLSKEQNKAAVPNVEKVFGTPLEVLAEKWGVESDLGIGPTKVRIPIIVDELLSTLRNMDMSVEGIFRKNGNIRKLREISNAFDSNINTIPDLSKENVMLLSALLKKFLRELPDPLLTRRLYQLWINAAKCESESDKRRSFFLIYSMLPIYNRNTTEVLLSFLYWTSSFSHIENEMGSKMDIHNLSTVIAPNVLYDPTENSVDIEMKKPLDTNIDNFAQNEGASHFLAIEVIDFLVIHNEELSTVPKILIDLLREIQSAGIDDFISIENFIQGKIKKKLLNLSDFTVAQAVRVKNSTSLVIQSATEK